One genomic window of Malaciobacter molluscorum LMG 25693 includes the following:
- the proB gene encoding glutamate 5-kinase produces the protein MKRIVIKVGTAVLTDNNKLAFDRLSNLVDFIAKLKKEKNYEVILVSSGAVGAGNTRLHLDKKVIYNRQALAAIGQPLLMKHYKKRFREHELVCAQILMIENDFDSKKRTKNAQNVVEILLENNVIPIVNENDVVANDELLFGDNDQLAAHAAYYFKADLLAILSDIDGYYNKNPREFEDAVLQKNVDIVYESQLEMKHTPNSEFATGGIVTKLKAAKFLMNRGIPMFLSSGFDLTNAYDFLIKEDHKSGTLFKIQED, from the coding sequence ATGAAAAGAATCGTTATTAAAGTTGGAACAGCTGTTTTAACTGATAATAATAAATTAGCCTTTGATAGACTATCAAATTTAGTTGATTTTATAGCTAAATTAAAAAAAGAAAAAAATTATGAAGTAATTTTAGTAAGTTCTGGTGCTGTTGGTGCTGGAAATACTAGATTACATTTAGATAAAAAAGTTATTTATAATAGACAAGCTCTTGCTGCTATTGGGCAACCTTTATTAATGAAACATTATAAAAAAAGATTTAGAGAACATGAGCTTGTTTGTGCACAAATTTTGATGATTGAAAATGATTTTGATTCTAAAAAAAGAACAAAAAATGCTCAAAATGTTGTTGAAATATTATTAGAAAATAATGTTATTCCTATTGTAAATGAAAACGATGTTGTAGCAAATGACGAGTTGTTATTTGGAGATAATGATCAATTAGCAGCTCATGCAGCATATTATTTTAAAGCAGATTTATTAGCAATTTTATCAGATATTGATGGATATTATAATAAAAATCCAAGAGAATTTGAAGATGCAGTCTTACAAAAAAATGTAGATATTGTTTATGAATCTCAACTTGAAATGAAGCATACACCAAATTCAGAGTTTGCAACGGGAGGAATTGTAACTAAATTAAAAGCTGCAAAGTTTTTAATGAATAGAGGAATTCCAATGTTTTTAAGCTCTGGATTTGATTTAACAAATGCATATGATTTTTTAATAAAAGAAGATCATAAAAGTGGAACATTATTTAAAATACAGGAAGATTAA
- the obgE gene encoding GTPase ObgE, whose product MFIDSVKFTVSSGKGGQGCTSFRREKFVVKGGPDGGDGGKGGDVYFQVDNNTDTLSWYKGRTVLKAENGKQGMGRRMTGKSAPALTLIVPPGTQVIDANTNEVLLDLLNEGEKVKFLEGGKGGLGNIHFKNSKNQRPTYAQPGLPGLTRDIKLELKLIADVGLVGYPNVGKSTLISTVSNAEPEIANYEFTTLTPKLGVVEVGEYNSFVMADIPGIIDGASEGRGLGIEFLKHIERTKTLLFTIDVSNHRKITEQFEILKEELAKFSVELSGRNYAIALTKIDAYYGEDLNKDIKEFIESLSLETSNSNEFGFDTTFPYYIQDLSLSRFDKTKPFFILPISSVTHLNTKSIGYALYELLGQSK is encoded by the coding sequence GTGTTTATAGATAGTGTTAAATTTACAGTTTCATCTGGTAAAGGAGGACAAGGTTGTACTTCTTTTAGAAGAGAGAAATTTGTAGTTAAAGGTGGACCAGATGGTGGAGATGGAGGTAAAGGTGGAGATGTTTATTTCCAAGTAGATAACAATACTGATACTCTATCATGGTATAAAGGTAGAACTGTACTTAAAGCTGAAAATGGTAAGCAAGGTATGGGTAGAAGAATGACAGGTAAATCAGCACCAGCACTTACACTTATTGTACCTCCTGGAACACAAGTTATTGATGCTAATACAAATGAAGTATTGTTAGATTTATTAAATGAGGGTGAAAAAGTTAAGTTTTTAGAAGGTGGAAAAGGTGGATTAGGAAATATTCATTTTAAAAACTCTAAAAATCAAAGGCCAACATATGCTCAGCCTGGATTACCAGGACTTACAAGAGATATAAAACTAGAACTTAAGCTTATAGCTGATGTTGGTTTAGTTGGATATCCAAACGTTGGTAAATCAACTTTAATTTCAACTGTATCAAATGCAGAACCAGAAATTGCAAATTATGAATTTACTACATTAACACCTAAATTGGGTGTTGTTGAAGTAGGAGAATATAATTCATTTGTTATGGCTGATATTCCTGGTATTATTGATGGTGCTAGTGAAGGTAGAGGTTTAGGAATAGAGTTTTTAAAACATATAGAAAGAACTAAAACTTTACTTTTTACAATTGATGTATCAAATCATAGAAAAATAACAGAACAATTTGAAATATTAAAAGAAGAATTAGCAAAATTTTCTGTTGAGTTAAGTGGTAGAAACTATGCAATTGCATTAACAAAAATAGATGCATACTATGGTGAAGATTTAAATAAAGACATAAAAGAATTTATTGAGAGTTTAAGTTTAGAAACATCAAATTCAAATGAATTTGGATTTGATACAACTTTCCCTTACTATATTCAAGATTTAAGTTTATCAAGATTTGACAAAACAAAGCCATTCTTTATTTTGCCAATATCATCTGTAACTCATTTAAATACTAAATCAATAGGGTATGCTTTATATGAACTTTTAGGACAAAGTAAATGA
- the rpmA gene encoding 50S ribosomal protein L27, with the protein MAHKKGQGSTQNNRDSAGKRLGVKKFGGETVRAGNIIIRQRGTKVHVGENVGIGKDHTIYALIDGVVKFEIKDKDRKKVSVYAS; encoded by the coding sequence ATGGCTCACAAGAAAGGTCAAGGATCTACACAGAATAATAGAGATTCAGCTGGAAAAAGACTTGGTGTTAAAAAATTTGGTGGAGAAACAGTTAGAGCTGGTAACATCATTATTAGACAAAGAGGAACAAAAGTACACGTTGGTGAAAATGTAGGAATAGGTAAAGACCATACTATTTATGCTTTAATTGATGGTGTAGTTAAGTTCGAGATTAAAGATAAAGATAGAAAGAAAGTTTCAGTTTACGCTTCATAA
- the rplU gene encoding 50S ribosomal protein L21 has product MYAIIKCAGKQYKVQEGDILNVDYLGKAAKETLEITDVIALNDGELKTGDAISAAKVQAEVVLDGTGVNRDRKVIIYKKRRRKDSKLKRGFRKSFTKIRITKIAA; this is encoded by the coding sequence ATGTACGCAATTATTAAATGTGCTGGAAAGCAATATAAAGTTCAAGAAGGTGATATTCTTAATGTAGATTACCTAGGTAAAGCTGCAAAAGAAACATTAGAAATCACTGATGTTATTGCATTAAATGACGGTGAACTAAAAACTGGTGATGCTATTTCAGCTGCAAAAGTTCAAGCAGAAGTAGTACTTGATGGTACAGGTGTAAATAGAGATAGAAAAGTTATAATTTACAAAAAAAGAAGAAGAAAAGATAGTAAATTAAAAAGAGGTTTTAGAAAAAGCTTCACAAAAATTAGAATTACTAAAATCGCTGCATAA
- a CDS encoding RidA family protein has protein sequence MELLHTDRVPAAIGPYSQAIKANGLIYTSGQIPLTAEGELVQGDIKVQTRQVLENLRKLLEDCKSGMDKVIKVTIFLDNMDDFGIVNVLYAEAFGEHKPVRSTVAVKTLPKNVLVEMDVIALPYDYQ, from the coding sequence ATGGAGTTATTACATACTGATAGAGTACCAGCTGCAATTGGTCCATACTCTCAAGCAATTAAAGCTAATGGATTAATTTATACTTCTGGACAAATACCTTTAACAGCGGAAGGAGAACTAGTTCAAGGTGATATAAAAGTTCAAACTAGACAAGTTCTTGAAAATCTTAGAAAGTTGTTAGAAGATTGCAAAAGTGGTATGGATAAAGTAATAAAAGTTACTATATTTTTGGATAATATGGATGACTTTGGTATAGTAAATGTTTTATACGCTGAAGCATTTGGTGAACATAAACCTGTTAGAAGTACAGTTGCGGTAAAAACTTTACCAAAAAATGTACTTGTTGAAATGGATGTTATTGCATTGCCTTATGATTATCAATAA